In one Juglans regia cultivar Chandler chromosome 11, Walnut 2.0, whole genome shotgun sequence genomic region, the following are encoded:
- the LOC109009586 gene encoding flowering-promoting factor 1-like protein 2, producing MSGVWVFSNGVYRLNPQAESSDGKQGSSSKKKVLVHLPTGKVVSSYSSLEQILTGLGWERYYEGDPDLFQFHKPPSIDLISLPWEFSKFCSIHMYDIVVKNPNIFHVRDM from the coding sequence ATGTCAGGAGTTTGGGTTTTCAGCAATGGCGTATATCGCCTAAATCCTCAAGCGGAATCCTCCGATGGAAAGCAAGGTAGTAGTTCAAAGAAAAAGGTTTTGGTGCACTTACCAACCGGAAAGGTGGTATCATCTTACTCCTCCCTCGAGCAAATCTTGACCGGGTTAGGGTGGGAGAGGTATTACGAAGGTGACCCCGACCTCTTCCAATTCCACAAGCCACCTTCCATCGACCTAATTTCTCTTCCTTGGGAATTCTCCAAGTTCTGCTCCATTCACATGTACGATATTGTCGTTAAAAATCCCAATATCTTCCACGTCCGAGATATGTGA
- the LOC109009587 gene encoding fasciclin-like arabinogalactan protein 14, which produces MNSKASSLLSFAFVILFFSSASAFNITRILSHFPEFSSFNDYLTQTQLFQQINSRNTITVLVVNNNAIASLSGKPLDVIKKILSVHVVLDYYDVEKLTTLPKKTTVLTTLLQSSGLAVGQQGFLDVSLVNEGEIAFGSAVKGSSLNIKLVKPVLARPYNISVLEVTSTIVPPGIDQAAASPKSPPTAPATAPAHAPAKEPIAKAPAPTDEVAGDSPTESPSSAPEADAPNADAPNADAPNADDAAPVSSPVPSAADAAPTPTPSESGSSRTNVASGFLSVGVVMGLVALLVSF; this is translated from the coding sequence ATGAATTCCAAAGCCTCTTCTCTCCTCTCCTTTGCTTTCGTAATCCTTTTCTTCTCCTCTGCCTCGGCCTTCAATATTACAAGGATCCTCAGCCATTTCCCGGAGTTTAGCAGCTTTAACGACTATCTCACCCAGACCCAACTCTTCCAACAAATTAATAGCCGCAACACCATCACTGTTCTTGTCGTCAACAATAATGCCATTGCTAGTCTCTCTGGAAAACCCTTGGATGTTATCAAGAAGATCTTGAGCGTTCATGTCGTGCTTGACTACTATGATGTTGAGAAGCTCACGACGCTACCCAAGAAGACCACCGTTCTCACCACCTTGCTTCAATCCAGCGGTCTTGCTGTCGGACAACAAGGATTCTTGGATGTTTCACTTGTCAATGAGGGTGAGATCGCTTTTGGGTCAGCGGTAAAAGGTTCAAGTCTCAACATCAAGCTCGTTAAACCCGTGCTTGCTCGACCCTATAACATCTCTGTGCTCGAAGTTACATCTACAATTGTACCTCCTGGTATCGATCAAGCAGCTGCCTCACCCAAGAGCCCACCAACTGCTCCAGCGACTGCACCAGCTCATGCTCCGGCAAAGGAACCAATTGCAAAGGCTCCTGCTCCCACTGATGAGGTGGCTGGTGATTCCCCTACAGAATCACCATCATCTGCACCAGAGGCTGATGCACCGAATGCAGATGCACCGAATGCAGATGCACCGAATGCAGATGATGCAGCACCAGTCAGCTCTCCTGTACCTAGTGCTGCTGATGCTGCTCCCACTCCCACTCCATCTGAATCAGGTTCTTCACGCACCAATGTAGCCTCGGGTTTCCTGAGTGTTGGGGTGGTGATGGGTTTGGTGGCATTGTTAGTGTCTTTCTAA
- the LOC109009588 gene encoding selenoprotein H isoform X1, giving the protein MAPRKRRVVEEEPAKPKLPTRVTRSAAKRAANPNSADFVSEGPRTDLPKKKAKKVVRKEEQGKEISKAAKTKTIVIEHCKQCNSFKTRAIRVKEGLKKGVSGVTVLVNPNKPRKGCFEIRVDGGETFISLLDMKRPFAPMKALEIDKVISDIIDKIK; this is encoded by the exons ATGGCGCCCAGAAAACGAAGAGTCGTGGAGGAAGAACCAGCAAAGCCCAAGTTGCCAACGAGGGTGACTCGGAGCGCGGCCAAGCGAGCGGCCAATCCAAACTCGGCTGACTTCGTGTCTGAGGGGCCCCGGACCGACTTACCGAAGAAGAAGGCCAAGAAGGTCGTGAGGAAAGAAGAGCAAGGGAAGGAAATTTCGAAAGCGGCGAAGACGAAGACCATAGTGATTGAGCACTG CAAACAATGCAATTCATTCAAGACAAGGGCCATTAGGGTGAAAGAAGGTTTGAAGAAAGGTGTTTCTGGTGTCACAGTGCTGGTCAATCCCAATAAG CCGAGAAAGGGTTGCTTTGAAATAAGGGTGGATGGTGGTGAGACGTTCATCAGTCTTCTG GACATGAAGCGACCATTTGCACCAATGAAGGCTCTGGAGATTGACAAAGTCATCTCTGATATTATTGACAAGATCAAATGA
- the LOC109009588 gene encoding uncharacterized protein LOC109009588 isoform X2 has protein sequence MAPRKRRVVEEEPAKPKLPTRVTRSAAKRAANPNSADFVSEGPRTDLPKKKAKKVVRKEEQGKEISKAAKTKTIVIEHCKQCNSFKTRAIRVKEGLKKGVSGVTVLVNPNKFTRSIGFMVHLLPGKKVVLFI, from the exons ATGGCGCCCAGAAAACGAAGAGTCGTGGAGGAAGAACCAGCAAAGCCCAAGTTGCCAACGAGGGTGACTCGGAGCGCGGCCAAGCGAGCGGCCAATCCAAACTCGGCTGACTTCGTGTCTGAGGGGCCCCGGACCGACTTACCGAAGAAGAAGGCCAAGAAGGTCGTGAGGAAAGAAGAGCAAGGGAAGGAAATTTCGAAAGCGGCGAAGACGAAGACCATAGTGATTGAGCACTG CAAACAATGCAATTCATTCAAGACAAGGGCCATTAGGGTGAAAGAAGGTTTGAAGAAAGGTGTTTCTGGTGTCACAGTGCTGGTCAATCCCAATAAG TTTACCAGGTCGATTGGATTTATGGTTCATTTGTTGCCGGGGAAAAAGGTGGTGCTTTTTATTTAG
- the LOC109009589 gene encoding probable plastid-lipid-associated protein 8, chloroplastic, which yields MAVHSSTLLPTSFSAAEGSKPKLLKPRSLPSSPPPIVSLHHHRRQRKTLRILTSVSVSNPEVRTSPDDLVASILSKVTQTDRGVLLKNEEHEEVAAVAEALQKYCVNEPVNCPLIFGDWDVVYCSRPTSPGGGYRSTFGRLVFKTKEMIQVVEAPDIVRNKISFSAFGFLDGEVSLTGTLKALDDKWIKVVFEAPELKIGALEFRYGGQSEVELQITYIDDKIRLGKGSRGSLFVFQRRHY from the exons ATGGCAGTTCATTCCTCAACTCTATTACCTACCTCGTTCAGTGCTGCGGAGGGTTCGAAACCCAAACTTCTAAAGCCTCGCTCACTTCCCTCCAGCCCACCTCCCATAGTTTCACTTCATCATCACCGCCGCCAGCGCAAAACATTGAGAATTTTGACCTCGGTGTCGGTCTCCAACCCAGAGGTGCGGACCAGTCCCGATGATCTTGTTGCATCTATTCTCTCCAAG GTCACACAAACAGATAGAGGAGTTTTGCTGAAAAACGAGGAACACGAAGAGGTGGCTGCAGTGGCTGAAGCATTGCAGAAATATTGCGTTAATGAGCCTGTGAACTGCCCTCTCATATTTGGCG ATTGGGACGTGGTGTACTGTTCAAGGCCAACATCGCCTGGTGGTGGCTACAGGAGTACATTTGGCCGCCTTGTtttcaaaacaaaggaaatgATACAGGTTGTTGAAGCACCCGATATTGTTAGGAACAAGATCTCCTTTTCTGCTTTTGGGTTTCTAGATGGGGAGGTCTCTTTGACAG GAACCCTGAAGGCTCTGGATGATAAATGGATAAAAGTTGTATTTGAGGCACCTGAACTGAAGATAGGGGCACTGGAGTTCAGATATGGTGGTCAGAGTGAGGTTGAACTTCAAATCACGTACATAGATGATAAGATAAGGTTGGGGAAGGGCTCCCGAGGTTCTCTATTTGTTTTCCAAAGACGCCACTATTAA